One segment of Penaeus vannamei isolate JL-2024 chromosome 3, ASM4276789v1, whole genome shotgun sequence DNA contains the following:
- the LOC113816358 gene encoding arrestin domain-containing protein 3 isoform X1 → MTKSIVIDFDNPSAVFFSGQTITGRIIVSLSNPISCRGIEVKFKGSGKVHWSEQKTVQRDGQSETETVHYNSSETYYSREYRVWGNGEKNELPPGTHQFNFSFLLPNGIPSSFESSTGQVRHCCKAKMDIPWGIDKKAKRPYSVNTLLDLNRDPQAQMPIEYNEHKYLCCFWCRSGPLSMVVRIPRSGYVPGQKILLNAECSNMTRNKVSYSKASLKQKVTFYAEGHTKSDSRVVAEIKRGEIAAGEDDIWSGVEMLVPALPPSNLEFCRIIDIDYTLEFYLSPSGCHGNLSHTAPVIIGSIPLQENFGIFTPAPGYWNQPAAPGFAPPGMPGMPPAPGFGVPGMPPQPSAPGFVDPGMPPQPSAPGFVVPPGMPGQPMAPGFMPPPAYPGGQPTAPQMHFVFPGIQQYPNLPPPSYNECMFGHNKFSGDSSDEDEGFAPCYISYNLGGSSSAAGLVTGALAGSSAMMKRGSRSSSSRSSHSSHGDAAPLVHNDSGSDHEVHVHEHVEVHEHQHIHVHVNDNASDHESHKSSSSSSSSSDEEEEHEEQAEEEQQEEPEEPEEEPEEEPEEEPEEEPEEEPEEEEEE, encoded by the exons ATGACCAAGTCCATAGTAATTGATTTTGACAACCCGTCTGCTGTGTTCTTCTCGGGGCAGACCATAACAGGTCGCATAATTGTATCACTGAGTAATCCAATATCCTGTAGAG GAATTGAAGTGAAATTCAAAGGATCTGGAAAAGTTCATTGGAGTGAGCAAAAAACTGTTCAGAGAGATGgccagagtgagacagagacagtgcaTTATAACAGTTCGGAGACGTACTACTCCAGGGAATATCGTGTATGGGGAAAtg GTGAGAAAAACGAACTTCCACCAGGAACCCATCAGTtcaatttttccttccttctccctaatgGAATTCCATCTTCCTTTGAGTCATCCACTGGCCAAGTGCGACATTGCTGTAAGGCCAAAATGGACATTCCATGGGGCATTGACAAGAAGGCTAAAAGGCCGTATTCAGTGAACACTCTTTTGGATTTGAACAGAGACCCCCAGGCTCAA ATGCCAATTGAGTACAATGAGCACAAGTACCTTTGCTGCTTCTGGTGTAGGAGTGGGCCTCTGTCCATGGTTGTCCGTATTCCCCGCTCAGGCTATGTGCCTGGCCAGAAGATCCTGCTCAATGCAGAGTGCTCTAACATGACCAGGAACAAAGTCTCTTACAGCAAGGCTTCTCTTAAACAG AAAGTGACATTTTATGCAGAGGGCCACACAAAAAGTGATAGTCGTGTGGTTGCTGAGATTAAGAGGGGTGAAATAGCAGCAGGAGAAGATGACATTTGGTCGGGCGTGGAGATGCTTGTCCCGGCCTTGCCACCCTCAAACTTGGAGTTCTGTAGAatcattgatattgattataCACTGGAG ttttatttgTCTCCAAGTGGCTGTCATGGAAACCTTTCCCACACAGCTCCCGTAATCATTGGATCGATTCCTCTTCAAGAGAATTTTGGTATATTTACTCCAGCTCCTGGTTACTGGAACCAGCCTGCAGCACCTGGATTTGCTCCACCAGGTATGCCAGGTATGCCTCCTGCACCTGGCTTTGGGGTTCCAGGGATGCCACCTCAACCCTCAGCACCAGGGTTTGTGGATCCAGGGATGCCACCTCAGCCATCTGCTCCTGGCTTTGTGGTCCCACCAGGAATGCCAGGTCAGCCAATGGCACCTGGTTTCATGCCTCCACCAGCCTACCCAGGAGGACAGCCTACAGCACCTCAAATGCACTTCGTCTTCCCAGGGATCCAGCAGTATCCCAATTTGC CTCCACCTTCATACAATGAGTGCATGTTTGGTCACAACAAATTCTCTGGGGATAGCAGTGACGAGGATGAAGGTTTTGCGCCTTGTTACATTTCATATAACCTTGGTGGCTCCAGTAGTGCAG CTGGTTTGGTCACTGGTGCTTTGGCTGGAAGTAGCGCCATGATGAAGAGAGGAAGTCGAAGCAGCAGTTCGCGCAGCTCTCATTCAAGTCATGGAG atgCAGCTCCTCTTGTTCATAATGATTCAGGGTCAGACCATGAAGTACATGTCCATGAACATGTGGAAGTGCATGAACATcaacatattcatgtacatgttaatgataatgcatCTGACCATGAATCACAcaagagcagcagcagtagtagtagcagcagtgatgaggaggaagaacatGAAGAACAAGCAGAAGAGGAGCAGCAAGAAGAACCtgaagaaccagaagaagaacCAGAGGAGGAACCAGAGGAGGAACCTGAAGAGGAACCTGAAGAAgaaccagaggaggaggaggaagaatag
- the LOC113816358 gene encoding arrestin domain-containing protein 3 isoform X2 → MTKSIVIDFDNPSAVFFSGQTITGRIIVSLSNPISCRGIEVKFKGSGKVHWSEQKTVQRDGQSETETVHYNSSETYYSREYRVWGNGEKNELPPGTHQFNFSFLLPNGIPSSFESSTGQVRHCCKAKMDIPWGIDKKAKRPYSVNTLLDLNRDPQAQMPIEYNEHKYLCCFWCRSGPLSMVVRIPRSGYVPGQKILLNAECSNMTRNKVSYSKASLKQKVTFYAEGHTKSDSRVVAEIKRGEIAAGEDDIWSGVEMLVPALPPSNLEFCRIIDIDYTLEFYLSPSGCHGNLSHTAPVIIGSIPLQENFGIFTPAPGYWNQPAAPGFAPPGMPGMPPAPGFGVPGMPPQPSAPGFVDPGMPPQPSAPGFVVPPGMPGQPMAPGFMPPPAYPGGQPTAPQMHFVFPGIQQYPNLPPPSYNECMFGHNKFSGDSSDEDEGFAPCYISYNLGGSSSAAGLVTGALAGSSAMMKRGSRSSSSRSSHSSHGDKEWLIKEGN, encoded by the exons ATGACCAAGTCCATAGTAATTGATTTTGACAACCCGTCTGCTGTGTTCTTCTCGGGGCAGACCATAACAGGTCGCATAATTGTATCACTGAGTAATCCAATATCCTGTAGAG GAATTGAAGTGAAATTCAAAGGATCTGGAAAAGTTCATTGGAGTGAGCAAAAAACTGTTCAGAGAGATGgccagagtgagacagagacagtgcaTTATAACAGTTCGGAGACGTACTACTCCAGGGAATATCGTGTATGGGGAAAtg GTGAGAAAAACGAACTTCCACCAGGAACCCATCAGTtcaatttttccttccttctccctaatgGAATTCCATCTTCCTTTGAGTCATCCACTGGCCAAGTGCGACATTGCTGTAAGGCCAAAATGGACATTCCATGGGGCATTGACAAGAAGGCTAAAAGGCCGTATTCAGTGAACACTCTTTTGGATTTGAACAGAGACCCCCAGGCTCAA ATGCCAATTGAGTACAATGAGCACAAGTACCTTTGCTGCTTCTGGTGTAGGAGTGGGCCTCTGTCCATGGTTGTCCGTATTCCCCGCTCAGGCTATGTGCCTGGCCAGAAGATCCTGCTCAATGCAGAGTGCTCTAACATGACCAGGAACAAAGTCTCTTACAGCAAGGCTTCTCTTAAACAG AAAGTGACATTTTATGCAGAGGGCCACACAAAAAGTGATAGTCGTGTGGTTGCTGAGATTAAGAGGGGTGAAATAGCAGCAGGAGAAGATGACATTTGGTCGGGCGTGGAGATGCTTGTCCCGGCCTTGCCACCCTCAAACTTGGAGTTCTGTAGAatcattgatattgattataCACTGGAG ttttatttgTCTCCAAGTGGCTGTCATGGAAACCTTTCCCACACAGCTCCCGTAATCATTGGATCGATTCCTCTTCAAGAGAATTTTGGTATATTTACTCCAGCTCCTGGTTACTGGAACCAGCCTGCAGCACCTGGATTTGCTCCACCAGGTATGCCAGGTATGCCTCCTGCACCTGGCTTTGGGGTTCCAGGGATGCCACCTCAACCCTCAGCACCAGGGTTTGTGGATCCAGGGATGCCACCTCAGCCATCTGCTCCTGGCTTTGTGGTCCCACCAGGAATGCCAGGTCAGCCAATGGCACCTGGTTTCATGCCTCCACCAGCCTACCCAGGAGGACAGCCTACAGCACCTCAAATGCACTTCGTCTTCCCAGGGATCCAGCAGTATCCCAATTTGC CTCCACCTTCATACAATGAGTGCATGTTTGGTCACAACAAATTCTCTGGGGATAGCAGTGACGAGGATGAAGGTTTTGCGCCTTGTTACATTTCATATAACCTTGGTGGCTCCAGTAGTGCAG CTGGTTTGGTCACTGGTGCTTTGGCTGGAAGTAGCGCCATGATGAAGAGAGGAAGTCGAAGCAGCAGTTCGCGCAGCTCTCATTCAAGTCATGGAG ataaGGAATGGCTTATCAAGGAGGGAAACTGA